One stretch of Micromonospora echinospora DNA includes these proteins:
- a CDS encoding PucR family transcriptional regulator, producing the protein MPMTVRDVLELPALQQAGPRVMAGRDRLDAPVRWVHVAEIPEIADLLRGGELVLTTGIGLPPDDDGLRRWIDGLAAVGAAGVVVELGRRFGGTLPAALVEQARSRNLPLVALQREMRFVAVTEVVHSVIVEEQTADLLAKDEIHRIFTELSVEGAEPRQVLREVTRLSRRPAVLENLSHQVLAYETGPLSAEELLDRWETRSRAVEVPSGTGYEPRSGWLVTGVEARGNRWGRLVLLCDQEPPARTSVLLERAASTIALNQLVARDDSSVERQARSSLLWSIVNHSAPTRDVALRARGLGVALEQRRLLGVVVRRRRPGPGPGVEMNVRRRELLDAVEAAVRDCGLAALAGDVDGLGGAEVTVLVALTEAESDEGALLGLSTALTRAGLRAGSDVVVAAGSVVRSLDLARRSLVEAAQVADATAHTAEPRPFYRLLDVRLRGLLYLLRDDVRLQTFVERELGPLLSYDERHGTNHVGLLEAYLVEGRNKRRAAEEMSLSRSALYQRLQLIERVLGVDLDSSERRLSLHVALTARDVMRGGGVSGSAG; encoded by the coding sequence ATGCCGATGACGGTTCGTGACGTGCTCGAACTGCCGGCGTTGCAGCAGGCCGGGCCGCGTGTCATGGCCGGGCGGGACCGTCTGGACGCGCCGGTGCGTTGGGTGCACGTCGCCGAGATCCCGGAGATCGCCGACCTGCTCCGAGGCGGGGAGCTGGTGCTGACCACGGGTATCGGCCTGCCGCCGGACGACGACGGGCTGCGCCGGTGGATCGACGGCCTGGCGGCGGTCGGCGCGGCCGGGGTCGTGGTCGAGCTGGGCCGCCGGTTCGGCGGGACGCTGCCGGCCGCGCTCGTCGAGCAGGCCCGCAGCCGGAACCTGCCGCTCGTCGCGCTCCAGCGGGAGATGCGGTTCGTGGCGGTGACCGAGGTGGTCCACTCGGTGATCGTCGAGGAGCAGACGGCGGACCTGCTCGCGAAGGACGAGATCCACCGCATCTTCACCGAGTTGTCGGTGGAGGGCGCGGAGCCCCGGCAGGTGCTCCGTGAGGTCACCCGCCTGTCCCGGCGTCCCGCGGTGCTGGAGAACCTCTCCCACCAGGTGCTGGCGTACGAGACCGGCCCGCTGTCGGCCGAGGAGCTGCTCGACCGCTGGGAGACCCGTTCGCGCGCGGTCGAGGTCCCGTCCGGCACCGGCTACGAGCCGCGTTCGGGCTGGCTGGTGACCGGCGTGGAGGCCCGGGGCAACCGGTGGGGGCGGCTGGTGCTGTTGTGCGACCAGGAGCCGCCGGCCCGGACGAGCGTCCTGCTGGAGCGCGCCGCGTCCACCATCGCGCTGAACCAGCTCGTCGCGCGGGACGACTCGTCGGTCGAACGGCAGGCGCGCAGCAGCCTGCTGTGGAGCATCGTCAACCACTCGGCGCCCACCCGGGACGTGGCGCTGCGGGCGCGCGGGCTCGGTGTGGCGCTGGAGCAGCGGCGGCTGCTCGGGGTCGTGGTACGCAGGCGCCGCCCGGGCCCGGGTCCCGGCGTCGAGATGAACGTGCGCCGCCGGGAACTGCTGGACGCGGTGGAGGCGGCGGTGCGCGACTGCGGGCTGGCGGCGCTGGCCGGTGACGTCGACGGGCTCGGTGGCGCGGAGGTCACAGTGCTCGTCGCCCTCACCGAGGCCGAGTCCGACGAGGGCGCGCTGCTCGGGCTGTCCACCGCGCTCACCCGGGCGGGCCTGCGGGCCGGGTCGGACGTCGTGGTCGCCGCCGGTTCGGTGGTCAGGTCTCTCGACCTGGCGCGGCGCTCGCTGGTCGAGGCGGCGCAGGTGGCCGACGCCACGGCGCACACCGCCGAACCCCGGCCCTTCTACCGGCTCCTCGACGTCCGCCTCCGGGGCCTGCTGTACCTGCTGCGCGACGACGTGCGCCTGCAGACGTTCGTCGAGCGCGAGCTGGGGCCGCTGCTCTCCTACGACGAGCGGCACGGCACGAACCACGTGGGCCTGCTGGAGGCGTACCTGGTCGAGGGGCGCAACAAGCGGCGCGCGGCGGAGGAGATGTCGCTGTCCCGGTCCGCGCTGTACCAGCGGTTGCAGTTGATCGAGCGGGTGCTCGGCGTCGACCTGGATTCGAGCGAGCGGCGCCTGTCGCTGCACGTGGCGCTCACCGCCCGGGACGTCATGCGCGGCGGCGGCGTCTCCGGGTCCGCGGGCTGA
- a CDS encoding CoA-acylating methylmalonate-semialdehyde dehydrogenase: MTQTAPGTAPAPIPLERVTHWIDGKPFAGVTERTAPVYDPALGTVRTEVPLASVDEVDQAVASAAAAFASWRASSLTKRTQVLFAFRELVNQHKQELAELITAEHGKVVSDALGEVTRGLEVVEFACGIPHLLKGGHSEGVSTNVDVYSIRQPVGVCAVISPFNFPVMVPMWFVPIAIAAGNTVVLKPSEKDPSASLLVARLWEQAGLPAGVFNVVHGDKVAVDRLLEHPEVKAVSFVGSTPIARYVYETGTRNGKRVQALGGAKNHMVVLPDADLDLAADAAVNAGFGSAGERCMAISALVVVEPVADDLVSRIRERIAGLKIGDGRRSCDMGPLVTREHRDRVASYLDAGVEAGAELVVDGRQVQVDGDEAGFWLGPSLLDRVSPEMSVYTDEIFGPVLSVVRVGSYDEALKLVNSNPYGNGTAIFTNDGGAARRYQNEVEVGMVGINVPIPVPMAYYSFGGWKDSLFGDSHAHGAEGVHFFTRGKVVTSRWLDPSHGGINLGFPEND; encoded by the coding sequence ATGACCCAGACAGCACCCGGCACCGCGCCCGCTCCCATTCCGCTGGAGCGGGTGACCCACTGGATCGACGGCAAGCCGTTCGCCGGCGTCACCGAGCGTACGGCCCCAGTCTACGATCCGGCGCTGGGCACGGTCCGGACGGAGGTGCCGCTGGCTTCCGTCGACGAGGTGGACCAGGCCGTCGCCTCCGCCGCCGCCGCGTTCGCCTCCTGGCGGGCGTCGTCGCTGACCAAGCGCACCCAGGTGCTGTTCGCGTTCCGGGAGCTGGTGAACCAGCACAAGCAGGAACTGGCCGAGCTGATCACGGCCGAGCACGGCAAGGTCGTCTCGGACGCCCTGGGCGAGGTCACCCGCGGTCTGGAGGTCGTCGAGTTCGCCTGCGGTATCCCGCACCTGCTCAAGGGCGGCCATTCCGAGGGCGTGTCCACGAACGTCGACGTCTACTCCATCCGGCAGCCGGTCGGCGTGTGCGCCGTCATCTCCCCGTTCAACTTCCCGGTGATGGTCCCGATGTGGTTCGTGCCCATCGCCATCGCGGCCGGCAACACCGTCGTCCTCAAGCCCAGCGAGAAGGACCCGTCCGCGTCGCTGCTCGTCGCCCGGCTCTGGGAGCAGGCCGGCCTGCCCGCGGGCGTGTTCAACGTGGTGCACGGCGACAAGGTGGCAGTCGACCGGCTGCTGGAGCACCCCGAGGTCAAGGCGGTGTCGTTCGTCGGCTCCACCCCGATCGCCAGGTACGTGTACGAGACCGGCACCCGCAACGGCAAGCGCGTACAGGCCCTCGGCGGCGCGAAGAACCACATGGTGGTGCTGCCGGACGCCGACCTCGACCTGGCCGCCGACGCGGCGGTCAACGCCGGGTTCGGCTCGGCCGGCGAGCGGTGCATGGCGATCTCCGCCCTGGTGGTCGTCGAGCCCGTCGCCGACGACCTGGTGTCGCGCATCCGCGAGCGCATCGCCGGCCTGAAGATCGGTGACGGCCGCCGCTCCTGCGACATGGGACCGCTCGTCACCAGGGAGCACCGCGACCGGGTCGCGTCGTACCTCGACGCGGGCGTCGAGGCGGGCGCCGAGCTGGTGGTGGACGGCCGGCAGGTGCAGGTCGACGGCGACGAGGCCGGGTTCTGGCTCGGGCCGAGCCTGCTGGACCGGGTCTCGCCGGAGATGAGCGTCTACACCGACGAGATCTTCGGGCCGGTGCTGTCGGTGGTGCGGGTCGGCAGCTACGACGAGGCGCTCAAGCTGGTGAACTCCAACCCCTACGGCAACGGGACCGCCATCTTCACGAACGACGGCGGCGCGGCCCGCCGGTACCAGAACGAGGTCGAGGTCGGCATGGTCGGCATCAACGTGCCGATCCCGGTGCCGATGGCCTACTACTCGTTCGGCGGCTGGAAGGACAGCCTCTTCGGCGACTCCCACGCCCACGGCGCCGAGGGCGTGCACTTCTTCACCCGCGGCAAGGTGGTCACCTCCCGCTGGCTCGACCCGAGCCACGGCGGGATCAACCTCGGCTTCCCCGAGAACGACTGA
- a CDS encoding thiamine pyrophosphate-dependent dehydrogenase E1 component subunit alpha, giving the protein MTTVDLADPPVTNPFTGTTDLPRAAEGWTQLVTPDGRLHPDVDVDRDALGHLTRDLYRGMRLARRLDDEAFALQRQGELGLWLQCRGQEAAQVGSVAAVRADDYVFPSYREHAAALWRGIGPADLLRQWRGVAHSGWDPEPYSFHIYTLVLAAQLLHATGYALGVQRDGSDMVVVTYFGDGAASEGDASEAMNIAAVNNAPMVFFCQNNQWAISTPAASQTRTPIHRRGAGFGLRSEWVDGNDVLAVYAVTSAVTEHARAGSGPAIVEATTYRMGGHSTSDDPTRYRTDDELEAWRARDPLARVEALMRAEGWSDEAFLGQIQAEADELADRTRRECLALAAPDLADAFATVLSDVPQLLREERDAFVAYRASFLD; this is encoded by the coding sequence ATGACTACCGTAGATCTCGCCGACCCACCGGTCACCAACCCCTTCACCGGCACCACCGACCTTCCGCGCGCCGCCGAGGGCTGGACCCAGCTCGTCACCCCGGACGGACGCCTGCACCCGGACGTGGACGTCGACCGCGACGCCCTCGGCCACCTCACCCGCGACCTGTACCGGGGGATGCGGCTCGCCCGCCGCCTCGACGACGAGGCGTTCGCGTTGCAGCGGCAGGGCGAGCTGGGCCTGTGGTTGCAGTGCCGCGGACAGGAGGCCGCACAGGTCGGCTCCGTCGCGGCGGTACGCGCCGACGACTACGTCTTCCCGAGCTACCGCGAGCACGCCGCGGCGCTGTGGCGCGGCATCGGCCCGGCCGACCTGCTCCGGCAGTGGCGGGGCGTCGCGCACAGCGGCTGGGACCCGGAGCCGTACTCGTTCCACATCTACACGCTGGTCCTGGCGGCCCAGCTGCTGCACGCCACCGGGTACGCCCTCGGGGTGCAGCGCGACGGCAGCGACATGGTCGTCGTGACGTACTTCGGGGACGGGGCCGCCAGCGAGGGCGACGCGAGCGAGGCCATGAACATCGCCGCCGTCAACAACGCCCCGATGGTGTTCTTCTGCCAGAACAACCAGTGGGCCATCTCCACGCCGGCGGCGTCGCAGACCCGCACGCCGATCCACCGGCGCGGCGCCGGATTCGGCCTGCGCAGCGAATGGGTCGACGGCAACGACGTGCTCGCGGTGTACGCGGTGACGTCCGCGGTGACCGAGCACGCCCGTGCAGGCTCCGGCCCCGCGATCGTCGAGGCCACCACGTACCGGATGGGCGGGCACAGCACGTCGGACGACCCGACCCGGTACCGCACGGACGACGAGCTGGAGGCGTGGCGGGCGCGGGACCCGCTGGCCCGGGTCGAGGCGCTGATGCGCGCCGAGGGCTGGAGCGACGAGGCGTTCCTCGGCCAGATCCAGGCCGAGGCGGACGAACTCGCCGACCGGACCCGCCGGGAGTGCCTGGCCCTGGCGGCGCCGGACCTCGCGGACGCCTTCGCCACGGTGCTGTCCGACGTGCCCCAGCTTCTGCGGGAGGAGCGCGACGCGTTCGTCGCCTACCGCGCCTCCTTCCTCGACTGA
- a CDS encoding alpha-ketoacid dehydrogenase subunit beta produces MLTLCQALNSGLRRAMEDDDKVLLMGEDVGRLGGVFRVTDGLQKDFGEARVVDTTLAESGIIGTAIGLALRGYRPVCEIQFDGFVYPAFNQIVSQLAKMRARTGGRTSLPVVVRIPVGGGIGAVEHHSESNEAYFAHTAGLRVVYCASPDDAHWMIRQAVAGDDPVIFYEPKRRYWVKGEVTPEDAGPPLPLDRARVVRPGADVTLLTYGGTVATCVAAAEAAAQEGRDIEVIDLRSISPLDVATVEESVRRTGRAVVVHEAPTFAGFGAEVVAQVTSRCFYSLEAPVERVGGFNLPYPPAKVEEEYLPDLDRILDAVDRVLAA; encoded by the coding sequence ATGCTCACTCTCTGTCAGGCACTGAACAGCGGCCTGCGCCGCGCCATGGAGGACGACGACAAGGTCCTCCTGATGGGCGAGGACGTCGGCCGCCTCGGCGGCGTCTTCCGGGTCACCGACGGTCTCCAGAAGGACTTCGGCGAAGCCCGGGTGGTGGACACGACCCTCGCCGAGTCCGGGATCATCGGCACCGCCATCGGCCTGGCGCTGCGCGGGTACCGCCCGGTCTGCGAGATCCAGTTCGACGGCTTCGTCTACCCCGCGTTCAACCAGATCGTCTCGCAGCTGGCCAAGATGCGGGCCCGCACCGGCGGCCGGACCAGCCTGCCGGTGGTCGTGCGGATCCCGGTCGGCGGCGGCATCGGCGCGGTGGAGCACCACAGCGAGTCGAACGAGGCGTACTTCGCGCACACCGCCGGGCTGCGGGTCGTCTACTGCGCCAGCCCGGACGACGCGCACTGGATGATCCGGCAGGCCGTCGCCGGTGACGACCCGGTGATCTTCTACGAGCCGAAGCGCCGCTACTGGGTCAAGGGCGAGGTGACACCGGAGGACGCCGGGCCGCCGCTGCCGCTGGACCGCGCCCGGGTCGTGCGCCCCGGCGCCGACGTGACGCTGCTGACGTACGGCGGCACTGTCGCCACCTGCGTCGCCGCCGCCGAGGCCGCCGCACAGGAGGGACGTGACATCGAGGTGATCGACCTGCGGTCCATCTCCCCGCTCGACGTGGCGACAGTCGAGGAGTCCGTCCGCCGTACCGGGCGGGCGGTGGTGGTCCACGAGGCCCCCACGTTCGCCGGATTCGGCGCCGAGGTCGTCGCGCAGGTGACGAGCCGGTGCTTCTACTCGCTGGAGGCGCCGGTCGAGCGGGTCGGCGGCTTCAACCTGCCGTACCCGCCGGCCAAGGTCGAGGAGGAGTACCTGCCCGACCTGGACCGGATCCTCGACGCCGTCGACCGCGTCCTCGCCGCCTGA
- a CDS encoding dihydrolipoamide acetyltransferase family protein: protein MTVQQFRLPDVGEGLTEAEIVTWRVAPGDPVRLNDILVDIETAKAVVELPSPYAGVVDRLLAEEGQTVDVGSPIIAIRVAGDGPAATPADEPAAEPPTGDEPTADEPAAERTAVLVGYGVSAQARTRRPRRATPSVRPAEPARGPHTSRPPVLTKPPLRKLAKDLGVELADVRGSGPGGLITRQDLLDHTTVRTPVADHRRDERLPVRGVRKATAAAMVASAFTAPHVTEFLTVDMTGTVEFVARLKQDPAFQGVKVSPLLVASLAVLDAIRRYPDVNARWDEENQEIVRFADVNLGIAAATPRGLLVPNVKAAQNLAVRDLAVALNELAGTAREGRTRPADLSGGTITITNIGVFGVDAGTPILNPGEASILCLGALRRMPWVVDEQVVPRWTVQLSLSFDHRLVDGELGSRVLAHVGRFLEDPLWGLALR, encoded by the coding sequence GTGACCGTTCAGCAGTTCCGCCTTCCCGACGTCGGCGAAGGGCTCACCGAGGCCGAGATCGTCACCTGGCGGGTGGCACCGGGCGACCCGGTCCGCCTCAACGACATCCTGGTGGACATCGAGACCGCCAAGGCCGTCGTCGAGCTGCCCAGCCCGTACGCCGGTGTGGTGGACCGCCTCCTCGCCGAGGAGGGCCAGACCGTCGACGTCGGTTCGCCGATCATCGCGATCCGGGTGGCGGGCGACGGCCCGGCGGCCACGCCCGCCGACGAGCCCGCCGCCGAGCCGCCGACCGGCGACGAACCGACCGCCGACGAGCCGGCGGCGGAGCGCACCGCGGTGCTCGTGGGCTACGGGGTGTCCGCCCAGGCGCGGACCCGCCGGCCACGCCGCGCCACGCCGTCCGTCCGCCCGGCCGAGCCGGCCCGCGGGCCGCACACGTCCCGGCCGCCGGTGCTCACCAAGCCTCCGCTGCGCAAGCTCGCGAAGGACCTCGGTGTGGAACTGGCCGACGTCCGCGGCAGCGGCCCCGGCGGTCTCATCACGCGCCAGGACCTGCTCGACCACACCACCGTCCGGACGCCGGTGGCCGACCACCGGCGCGACGAGCGCCTGCCCGTACGCGGAGTGCGCAAGGCGACGGCGGCCGCCATGGTCGCCAGCGCGTTCACCGCGCCGCACGTCACGGAGTTCCTCACCGTCGACATGACCGGCACCGTCGAGTTCGTGGCCCGGCTGAAGCAGGACCCGGCCTTCCAGGGCGTGAAGGTCAGCCCGCTGCTCGTGGCGTCGCTCGCAGTGCTGGACGCGATCCGCCGGTACCCCGACGTCAACGCCCGGTGGGACGAGGAGAACCAGGAGATCGTCCGGTTCGCCGACGTCAACCTCGGTATCGCCGCCGCGACGCCGCGCGGCCTGCTGGTGCCGAACGTCAAGGCCGCGCAGAACCTGGCCGTACGGGATCTCGCGGTCGCTCTGAACGAGCTGGCGGGCACCGCGCGGGAGGGCCGCACCCGTCCCGCCGACCTGTCCGGCGGCACCATCACGATCACCAACATCGGTGTGTTCGGGGTGGACGCCGGCACCCCGATCCTCAACCCCGGTGAGGCGTCGATCCTCTGTCTCGGCGCGCTGCGCCGCATGCCGTGGGTCGTCGACGAGCAGGTCGTTCCCCGGTGGACGGTGCAGTTGTCGCTGTCCTTCGACCACCGGCTCGTGGACGGGGAGCTGGGCAGCCGGGTGCTCGCACACGTCGGGCGGTTCCTGGAGGACCCGCTGTGGGGCCTGGCCCTGCGCTGA
- a CDS encoding arylsulfatase → MTSSLADPPYEGTIGRTYHESTEHWSAPPSAAAGTPNVVYVLLDDVGFADFGCFGAEIDTPTIDRLAASGLRYTNFHTSPLCSPTRASVLTGRNHHSVGMRMLSNFDSGFPSGRGRITHAAATVAEMLADAGFNTMAVGKWHVAPLEHTTPSGPYDQWPLGRGFERYYGFLEAETDNFYPELVYDNHQVDPPATPEEGYHLTEDLTDRAIGFVRDQTSFTPEKPFFLYLAYAAAHAPHQAPPEYLAKYRGRYDKGWDVIRADRHRRQIGLGIIPPDAPLPPHNPGVVPWDDVPPEQRRLFARMQEAYAAMVDHTDAQLGRLVDFLERIGRLDNTIFVVMSDNGASPEGTPLGTLNPTAFQNRVPENLQDSLDRIDEIGGPRAQSNYPLGWAQVSNTPFRRYKQHTHEGGVRVPFVLSWPAGDVPGGQVRTQFQHSIDVTATVLDLVGVRPPAVRRGVPQMPLHGRSFRDGLRDPAAPPSRDRQYFEMFGHRGIYHQGWKAVAFHERGTSWDEDRWELYRIDEDPTESRDLAAEHPEVLRRLVEEFWIEAARYDVLPLDDRGFAIRARVPRPGSVRDRLIFTYLAGVPTVSGAAVPPTMNRSHAITARVRRTDAAQGGVIVVLGNVSGGYVLHIKDNHLVYEYNHLGAHHVLRSEGELPLGPVELTFELTKTADCQGVGRLYVDGEAAGEALFPQLLPFFHGFAGMDVGRSIHSPVSPSYPARHEFSGELEYVRFRLAASEEVGEPIATADDVAPRPSAGVGFEVVD, encoded by the coding sequence GTGACCAGTTCGCTGGCGGACCCTCCGTACGAGGGCACGATCGGACGCACCTACCACGAGTCGACGGAGCACTGGAGCGCGCCGCCGTCGGCCGCCGCGGGCACCCCGAACGTGGTGTACGTGCTGCTGGACGACGTCGGGTTCGCCGACTTCGGCTGCTTCGGCGCCGAGATCGACACTCCGACGATCGACCGGCTGGCGGCGTCCGGGCTGCGGTACACCAACTTCCACACCTCGCCGCTGTGCTCGCCGACCCGGGCCAGCGTGCTCACCGGCCGCAACCACCACAGCGTCGGCATGCGCATGCTGTCCAACTTCGACAGCGGCTTCCCCAGTGGACGGGGCCGGATCACCCACGCCGCCGCCACCGTCGCCGAGATGCTCGCCGACGCCGGGTTCAACACCATGGCGGTCGGCAAGTGGCACGTCGCGCCGCTGGAGCACACCACGCCGTCCGGGCCGTACGACCAGTGGCCGCTGGGCCGCGGCTTCGAGCGGTACTACGGCTTCCTGGAGGCCGAGACCGACAACTTCTATCCGGAGCTGGTCTACGACAACCACCAGGTGGACCCGCCGGCCACCCCGGAGGAGGGCTACCACCTCACCGAGGACCTGACCGACCGGGCCATCGGGTTCGTCCGGGACCAGACCTCGTTCACGCCGGAGAAGCCGTTCTTCCTCTATCTGGCGTACGCCGCCGCGCACGCGCCGCACCAGGCGCCGCCGGAGTACCTGGCGAAGTACCGGGGCCGCTACGACAAGGGCTGGGACGTCATCCGCGCGGACCGGCACCGGCGGCAGATCGGGCTGGGCATCATCCCGCCGGACGCGCCGCTGCCACCGCACAACCCCGGCGTCGTGCCGTGGGACGACGTGCCGCCGGAGCAGCGGCGCCTGTTCGCCCGGATGCAGGAGGCGTACGCGGCGATGGTCGACCACACCGACGCCCAGCTCGGGCGCCTGGTCGACTTCCTGGAGCGCATCGGCCGCCTCGACAACACGATCTTCGTGGTCATGTCGGACAACGGGGCGAGCCCCGAGGGCACGCCGCTCGGCACGCTCAACCCCACCGCCTTCCAGAACCGGGTGCCGGAGAACCTCCAGGACAGCCTGGACCGGATCGACGAGATCGGCGGCCCGCGGGCGCAGAGCAACTATCCGCTGGGCTGGGCGCAGGTCAGCAACACCCCGTTCCGCCGCTACAAGCAGCACACCCACGAGGGCGGGGTCCGGGTGCCGTTCGTGCTGAGCTGGCCGGCCGGTGACGTGCCCGGCGGGCAGGTGCGGACGCAGTTCCAGCACAGCATCGACGTCACCGCGACGGTGCTCGACCTCGTCGGGGTGCGGCCGCCAGCGGTGCGCCGGGGCGTACCGCAGATGCCGCTGCACGGCCGCAGCTTCCGCGACGGGCTGCGTGATCCGGCGGCGCCGCCGTCGCGGGACCGCCAGTACTTCGAGATGTTCGGCCACCGAGGCATCTACCACCAGGGCTGGAAGGCTGTCGCGTTCCACGAGCGCGGCACCTCGTGGGACGAGGACCGCTGGGAGTTGTACCGGATCGACGAGGACCCGACCGAGAGCCGTGACCTCGCCGCCGAGCACCCGGAGGTGCTGCGGCGTCTCGTCGAGGAGTTCTGGATCGAGGCGGCCCGCTACGACGTGCTGCCGCTGGACGACAGGGGATTCGCGATCCGGGCCCGGGTGCCACGCCCCGGGTCGGTGCGGGACCGGCTGATCTTCACCTACCTGGCGGGCGTACCGACGGTCTCCGGCGCGGCGGTGCCGCCGACGATGAACCGCTCGCACGCGATCACCGCGCGGGTGCGCCGCACCGACGCGGCGCAGGGCGGCGTGATCGTGGTGCTCGGCAACGTCAGCGGCGGGTACGTGCTGCACATCAAGGACAACCACCTGGTGTACGAGTACAACCACCTCGGCGCACACCACGTGCTGCGGTCCGAGGGTGAGCTGCCGCTGGGGCCGGTGGAGCTGACCTTCGAGCTGACGAAGACCGCCGACTGCCAGGGCGTCGGCCGGCTGTACGTGGACGGCGAGGCGGCGGGCGAGGCGCTGTTCCCGCAGCTGCTGCCGTTCTTCCACGGGTTCGCGGGCATGGACGTCGGGCGCAGCATCCACTCGCCGGTGTCGCCGAGCTACCCGGCCCGGCACGAGTTCTCCGGCGAACTGGAGTACGTGCGGTTCCGGCTGGCCGCGTCCGAGGAGGTCGGCGAGCCCATCGCGACGGCGGACGACGTCGCGCCGCGGCCGTCGGCCGGAGTCGGGTTCGAAGTCGTGGACTGA
- a CDS encoding SDR family NAD(P)-dependent oxidoreductase — protein MRLVDRVAVVTGGASGIGLATVGRLVEEGARVVIADLDGDRAAEAAAGFGSAVVGVACDVTRAEDCRAAVETAVERFGRLDLMHANAGTPFTGPLDEVDQATLDRVVDVNLKGAFWTAQAAAPALIEAGGGSIVFTASLQAVIARPRYAPYTAAKHGVIGLMKALALELAPHGIRVNAIAPAATETPMLSAFLGGMGDVPDSARENFRASIPLGRMATPRDSADAVVFLASDEARMVTGHTLVLDGGTTAG, from the coding sequence ATGAGGTTGGTTGACCGCGTCGCCGTCGTCACCGGAGGCGCCAGCGGCATCGGACTGGCGACCGTCGGCCGGCTCGTCGAGGAGGGCGCGCGCGTCGTCATCGCCGACCTCGACGGCGACCGCGCCGCCGAGGCGGCCGCCGGCTTCGGGTCCGCCGTCGTCGGCGTGGCCTGCGACGTCACCCGGGCCGAGGACTGCCGCGCCGCCGTCGAGACCGCCGTCGAGCGGTTCGGGCGGCTCGACCTCATGCACGCCAACGCGGGTACGCCGTTCACCGGCCCGCTGGACGAGGTGGACCAGGCGACGCTGGACCGCGTGGTCGACGTCAACCTCAAGGGCGCGTTCTGGACCGCGCAGGCCGCCGCGCCCGCGCTGATCGAGGCCGGCGGCGGCTCGATCGTGTTCACCGCGTCCCTTCAGGCCGTCATCGCCCGCCCCCGGTACGCGCCGTACACCGCCGCCAAGCACGGCGTCATCGGCCTGATGAAGGCGCTGGCGCTGGAACTGGCGCCGCACGGCATCCGGGTCAACGCGATCGCCCCGGCGGCGACCGAGACGCCGATGCTCTCGGCGTTCCTGGGCGGCATGGGCGACGTGCCGGACAGCGCCCGGGAGAACTTCCGGGCGTCGATCCCGCTGGGACGCATGGCGACGCCGCGCGACTCCGCCGACGCGGTGGTGTTCCTCGCCAGCGACGAGGCGCGGATGGTGACGGGCCACACGCTCGTCCTCGACGGCGGCACGACGGCCGGCTGA
- a CDS encoding ATP-binding cassette domain-containing protein, with product MTTTPLLEAVDVVREYRSPRRSLRTPGQPIRALDGVSVQVHEGEAFGIVGESGSGKSTLSRILMALDRPTSGTAFYNGQRISGVPERRLAFLRRDVQMVLQDPMSSLNPRMRVADIIAEPMRALRLPGDHRARVAELMHSVGLPEEAVTRYPHQFSGGQRQRIAIARALAAGPKVIVGDEPVSALDVSVRAQILNLLTDLAEQFKLTLILVSHDLSVVRYLCDRIAVMNQGRIVETGDTESIYSDPQHPYTQRLLSAVPTLSGDLLDRFNRSST from the coding sequence ATGACCACGACCCCGTTGCTGGAAGCCGTCGACGTGGTGCGCGAGTACCGGTCCCCCCGGCGATCCCTGCGGACGCCCGGGCAGCCGATCCGCGCACTGGACGGCGTGAGCGTGCAGGTCCACGAGGGCGAGGCGTTCGGGATCGTGGGGGAGAGCGGCTCCGGCAAGTCCACGCTGTCGCGCATCCTCATGGCTCTCGACCGGCCGACGTCGGGCACCGCGTTCTACAACGGCCAGCGCATCAGTGGCGTACCGGAGCGGCGGCTCGCGTTCCTGCGGCGCGACGTGCAGATGGTGCTCCAGGACCCGATGTCGTCGCTGAACCCACGGATGCGCGTCGCGGACATCATCGCGGAGCCGATGCGTGCCCTGCGCCTGCCGGGCGACCACCGGGCCCGCGTGGCCGAGCTGATGCACTCCGTCGGCCTGCCCGAAGAGGCGGTGACCCGCTACCCGCACCAGTTCTCCGGCGGCCAGCGGCAGCGCATCGCGATCGCCCGCGCCCTCGCGGCCGGGCCGAAGGTCATCGTGGGGGACGAGCCGGTCAGCGCGCTCGACGTGTCGGTGCGCGCGCAGATCCTCAACCTGCTCACCGACCTGGCCGAGCAGTTCAAGCTGACCCTGATCCTGGTCTCCCACGACCTGTCCGTGGTCCGGTACCTCTGCGACCGGATCGCGGTGATGAACCAGGGCCGGATCGTCGAGACGGGTGACACCGAATCGATCTACTCCGACCCCCAGCACCCCTACACCCAGAGGCTGCTGTCCGCGGTGCCCACCCTGAGCGGCGACCTCCTGGACCGATTCAACAGGAGCAGCACATGA